Proteins from a genomic interval of Staphylococcus debuckii:
- the miaB gene encoding tRNA (N6-isopentenyl adenosine(37)-C2)-methylthiotransferase MiaB → MNEEQRKAGSLDVIAQRNKKEKDYSQYFETVYQPPSLKEAKKRGKEDVQYNRDFQIDERFKDMGKGRTFFIKTFGCQMNAHDTEVMAGIFEALGYTLAEDILKADVILLNTCAIRENAENKVFSEIGNLKHLKRDRPDCLIGVCGCMSQEESVVNKILKSYQNVDMIFGTHNIHKLPEILEEAYMSKAMVIDVWSKEGDVIENLPKVRDDYFKAWVNIMYGCDKFCTYCIVPFTRGKERSRRPQDIIDEVRDLARQGYQEITLLGQNVNSYGKDLQDMEYDLGDLFEDISKIDIPRVRFTTSHPWDFTDHMIEVIAKGGNIVPHIHLPVQSGNDAVLKIMGRKYTRESYLDLVNRIKTAIPDVALTTDIIVGYPNETEEQFQETLSLYDEVEFEHAYTYLYSQRDGTPAARMKDNVEKEVKKDRLQRLNQKVGYYSERALKGYEGQVVTVLCEGSSKKDNEVLAGYTDKNKLVNFRGPKEVIGKLVDVKVDEAKQYSLNGTFLHVHEPRTVNA, encoded by the coding sequence GTTTAAAAGAAGCTAAAAAACGTGGGAAAGAAGATGTTCAATATAACCGTGATTTCCAAATTGATGAAAGATTTAAAGATATGGGTAAAGGCCGTACTTTTTTCATCAAAACATTTGGTTGCCAAATGAATGCGCATGATACAGAAGTCATGGCAGGTATATTTGAAGCGCTCGGTTATACTTTAGCTGAAGATATTTTGAAAGCAGATGTTATTCTATTGAATACTTGTGCAATTCGTGAAAATGCTGAGAATAAAGTATTCAGTGAAATCGGCAACTTGAAACATTTAAAACGTGACCGCCCAGATTGTTTGATCGGTGTATGCGGTTGCATGTCACAAGAGGAGTCAGTCGTTAATAAAATCTTAAAATCTTACCAAAATGTCGATATGATTTTCGGTACCCATAACATTCATAAATTACCAGAAATCTTAGAAGAAGCTTATATGTCTAAAGCCATGGTCATTGATGTATGGTCTAAAGAAGGCGATGTTATCGAGAATTTACCGAAAGTCCGTGATGATTATTTCAAGGCTTGGGTGAATATTATGTATGGTTGCGATAAATTCTGTACATACTGTATCGTGCCTTTTACAAGAGGGAAAGAACGTAGTCGACGCCCTCAAGATATTATCGACGAAGTGCGTGATTTGGCCCGTCAAGGTTATCAAGAAATCACTTTATTAGGTCAGAACGTTAATTCATACGGTAAAGATTTACAAGATATGGAATACGATTTAGGCGATTTATTCGAAGATATCTCTAAAATAGATATTCCGCGCGTGCGCTTTACTACAAGCCATCCTTGGGACTTTACTGACCATATGATTGAAGTCATTGCTAAAGGCGGCAATATCGTACCGCATATTCACTTGCCAGTTCAATCAGGAAATGATGCGGTCTTAAAAATTATGGGACGTAAATATACGAGAGAAAGTTACTTAGATCTTGTTAACCGTATAAAAACAGCGATTCCTGATGTCGCATTGACAACTGATATCATTGTAGGCTATCCAAATGAAACAGAGGAACAATTCCAAGAAACATTGTCATTATACGATGAAGTTGAATTTGAACATGCTTACACATACTTGTATTCGCAACGTGATGGTACACCTGCTGCACGTATGAAAGATAATGTAGAAAAAGAAGTGAAGAAAGATCGCTTGCAACGCTTGAATCAAAAAGTAGGTTATTATTCAGAACGTGCATTAAAAGGATATGAAGGCCAAGTTGTGACAGTATTATGCGAAGGTAGCAGTAAAAAGGATAATGAAGTCTTAGCAGGTTACACGGATAAAAATAAACTTGTAAACTTCAGAGGTCCGAAAGAAGTTATCGGTAAATTAGTAGATGTTAAAGTCGATGAAGCGAAACAATATTCATTAAACGGTACTTTTTTACATGTTCATGAACCTAGAACGGTGAATGCATAA
- a CDS encoding RicAFT regulatory complex protein RicA family protein yields MHNKEEILAEAHKLSKQIKRLDTVKYYQRVETQIHRNHHIDEWMKDLKQRQKQSVNLQNYGKIEAYKRSEAEIDQIQAKIDALPIVTEFREAQSDANDLLQMMINTMADRLNAAHQDK; encoded by the coding sequence ATGCATAACAAAGAAGAAATTTTAGCGGAAGCACACAAGCTGAGCAAACAAATCAAGCGTTTAGATACTGTAAAATATTACCAACGCGTAGAGACTCAAATTCATCGCAACCACCATATTGATGAGTGGATGAAAGATTTAAAGCAAAGACAAAAACAATCCGTTAATTTGCAGAATTACGGAAAAATAGAAGCGTATAAACGAAGTGAAGCAGAGATTGACCAGATTCAAGCTAAAATCGATGCTTTACCGATAGTGACAGAATTCAGAGAAGCCCAATCTGATGCGAATGACTTGTTGCAGATGATGATTAATACGATGGCTGACCGTTTAAACGCTGCACATCAAGATAAATAA
- the thiW gene encoding energy coupling factor transporter S component ThiW: MNVRKLTLTSMFIAINVVLSSIIVIPLGPIKAAPVQHMINVLCAVFVGPWYGLAQAFLSSVIRMIFGTGSAFAFPGSMVGVLLASLLYRYRKHLFMAAFGEVIGTGLIGSFMCIPLAWVIGLHSIAIKPLMLAFITSSALGAFISYVLLMILFKKGKLSRWLPKD; the protein is encoded by the coding sequence ATGAATGTGAGAAAACTTACTTTAACTTCGATGTTTATAGCGATTAATGTGGTTTTAAGCAGTATTATAGTTATACCATTAGGTCCGATTAAAGCCGCACCGGTTCAACATATGATTAACGTGTTATGTGCGGTATTTGTAGGACCTTGGTATGGATTGGCGCAAGCATTTTTATCTTCAGTCATCCGTATGATATTCGGTACAGGCTCAGCCTTTGCCTTTCCCGGTAGTATGGTGGGAGTATTGCTAGCTAGTTTGTTATACCGTTATCGTAAACATCTATTTATGGCAGCATTTGGTGAAGTCATCGGTACAGGGTTAATCGGAAGCTTTATGTGTATTCCGTTAGCTTGGGTTATCGGATTGCATAGTATCGCAATCAAACCGCTTATGCTGGCATTTATTACTTCTAGTGCGTTAGGTGCTTTTATCAGTTATGTATTATTGATGATATTATTTAAAAAAGGAAAGCTTTCAAGATGGTTGCCTAAAGATTAG
- a CDS encoding glycerophosphodiester phosphodiesterase — protein sequence MKLGKTLLTSAILSTTILAGVQSALASGGGTGPVSPDNSSAAHTNQEQNKNVLDRNVAIAHRGASGYAPEHTFFAYDKAKNDLHADYIELDLQMTKDGNLIAMHDETVDRTTGGKYHGPVKNYTTAQLKKMDVGSWFNQKNPQYANPKYAGAKIPTLDEILKRYGSNTNYYIETKSPNVYPGMEEKLLKTLNKHGMMTPDKLRNGQVVIQSFSQESLLKMKKLNPNVPLIQLTDALQLPQYSDADLNYIASYARGVGPEYHDATPAQVERLHQHGLLVHPYTANTQLAMKNLINANVDGAFSNYIDRYIQLRDQSQNKTAY from the coding sequence ATGAAATTAGGTAAAACTTTATTAACATCAGCAATACTTTCAACAACTATTCTTGCAGGCGTGCAAAGTGCATTAGCCAGCGGTGGCGGAACAGGTCCCGTCTCACCGGATAACTCTTCTGCAGCCCATACAAATCAGGAGCAAAATAAAAATGTGCTTGATAGAAACGTAGCCATTGCACATCGAGGCGCAAGCGGTTATGCACCCGAGCATACTTTCTTTGCTTATGATAAAGCCAAAAACGATTTGCACGCAGATTACATAGAATTAGATTTGCAAATGACCAAAGATGGCAATTTAATTGCGATGCATGATGAAACAGTGGATCGAACTACAGGCGGCAAGTACCATGGTCCAGTTAAAAATTACACAACTGCGCAATTGAAAAAAATGGATGTCGGCAGTTGGTTTAACCAAAAAAATCCACAATATGCGAATCCTAAATATGCGGGGGCTAAAATTCCTACTTTAGATGAAATCTTGAAACGTTATGGTTCAAATACTAATTACTATATTGAAACCAAATCACCGAATGTGTATCCGGGTATGGAAGAAAAACTATTAAAGACTTTAAACAAACACGGTATGATGACGCCAGACAAATTACGAAATGGTCAAGTGGTCATCCAATCATTCTCTCAAGAAAGTTTATTGAAAATGAAAAAGTTAAATCCTAATGTACCACTGATTCAATTAACAGATGCATTGCAACTACCGCAATATTCTGATGCAGATTTAAATTATATCGCTTCTTATGCACGCGGAGTGGGTCCTGAATATCATGATGCTACACCGGCACAAGTTGAACGATTGCATCAACATGGCTTACTTGTTCATCCTTATACTGCCAATACGCAACTTGCAATGAAAAACTTGATTAATGCAAATGTAGATGGTGCATTCTCAAATTATATCGATCGCTATATTCAATTAAGAGATCAATCACAAAATAAAACTGCTTATTAA
- the mutS gene encoding DNA mismatch repair protein MutS: MTNVTPMMQQYLKIKSQYQDCLLFFRLGDFYEMFFEDAKEASRVLEITLTKRDAKKENPIPMCGVPYHSAESYIETLINEGYKVAICEQMEDPKTTKGMVKREVIRVVTPGTIMNQGGMDEKQNNYILSFIKEGSAIALSYCDVSTGELKVTQFSDESMLLNEITTINPNEIVTAEQVSDALKQQMSLATETITVVDEISHEMYEVNQIEDTLMHQAVQLLLDYIHHTQKRSLNHIEAAQAYEAVDYMKMDYYAKRNLELTESIRLKSKKGTLLWLMDETKTPMGARRLKQWIDRPLIYKQAINERLDAVSQLIDRFIERDTLRNYLNQVYDIERLVGRVSYGNVNARDLIQLKHSIAEIPNIKALLDDFDEELPEQFRQLEPLNDLLDLLEQSLVEEPPISVKDGGLFKQGFNTQLDEYLEASVNGKQWLAQLQAKERERTGIKSLKISFNKVFGYFIEITRANLNGFEPADYGYNRKQTLSNAERFITDELKEKEDIILGAEDKAVELEYQLFAKLREEVKAYTERLQKQAKLISEIDCLQSFAEIAQKYNYVRPEFSDDKTLDLVDSRHPVVERVMDYNDYVPNDCRLDQEDFIYLITGPNMSGKSTYMRQVAIISIMAQMGAYVPCGSAILPVFDQIFTRIGAADDLVSGKSTFMVEMLEAQKALTYATADSLIIFDEIGRGTSTFDGLALAQAMIEYVAETSHAKTLFSTHYHELTALDQSLACLKNVHVAANEYQGELIFLHKVKDGAVDDSYGIQVAKLADLPDQVIERAQVILDAFEEKDAPHPQISHLPSQKESVVKEPETEALQHEKEPESEQFQQGTFDLFETPPAESEIEAELKKINISNMTPLQALNKLSELQNQLK, encoded by the coding sequence ATGACAAATGTAACGCCGATGATGCAGCAATATTTAAAGATTAAATCACAATATCAAGACTGCTTGTTATTTTTCAGATTAGGCGATTTTTACGAAATGTTTTTCGAAGATGCGAAAGAAGCTTCTAGAGTCTTAGAAATTACACTGACCAAGCGTGACGCGAAAAAAGAAAACCCGATTCCAATGTGCGGAGTGCCTTATCATTCAGCGGAAAGTTATATCGAAACTTTAATCAATGAAGGTTATAAAGTCGCTATTTGTGAGCAAATGGAAGATCCGAAAACCACTAAAGGAATGGTTAAAAGAGAAGTTATCCGTGTCGTTACACCTGGGACTATTATGAACCAGGGCGGTATGGATGAAAAACAAAATAATTATATCTTAAGTTTTATTAAAGAAGGCTCAGCTATCGCGCTCAGTTATTGCGATGTATCAACAGGTGAGTTGAAAGTCACTCAATTCAGCGATGAAAGCATGTTGTTAAATGAGATTACGACCATTAACCCGAATGAAATTGTGACTGCAGAACAAGTCAGCGATGCGTTGAAACAACAAATGAGCTTAGCAACTGAAACGATTACTGTTGTGGACGAAATCAGTCACGAAATGTATGAAGTGAACCAAATAGAAGATACCTTGATGCATCAGGCTGTACAGTTGCTCCTAGATTATATTCATCATACGCAAAAACGCAGCTTGAATCATATTGAAGCAGCACAAGCATATGAGGCAGTAGATTACATGAAAATGGATTACTACGCCAAACGTAATCTCGAACTGACAGAAAGTATCCGCTTGAAGTCTAAAAAGGGAACTTTATTGTGGTTGATGGATGAAACGAAAACACCGATGGGAGCACGTCGTCTTAAACAATGGATTGACCGTCCATTGATTTACAAACAAGCAATCAACGAACGTTTAGATGCAGTTTCTCAACTGATTGATCGCTTCATCGAGCGCGATACCCTCCGCAACTACTTAAATCAAGTTTATGATATTGAACGTCTTGTCGGACGTGTGAGTTACGGAAACGTCAATGCAAGAGATTTAATTCAATTGAAACATTCTATTGCGGAGATTCCTAATATCAAAGCATTACTGGATGACTTTGATGAGGAATTACCTGAACAATTCCGCCAGTTAGAACCCTTAAATGATTTGCTCGATTTACTGGAACAAAGTTTAGTAGAAGAACCGCCGATTTCAGTTAAAGATGGCGGCCTATTCAAGCAAGGTTTCAATACACAGCTAGATGAATACTTAGAGGCTTCAGTCAACGGTAAACAATGGTTGGCGCAACTGCAAGCCAAAGAAAGAGAACGTACGGGTATTAAATCGCTTAAAATCAGTTTCAATAAAGTGTTTGGTTACTTTATTGAAATTACCCGTGCTAATTTAAATGGTTTTGAACCAGCAGACTATGGTTATAATCGCAAACAAACACTTTCTAATGCTGAACGTTTTATTACTGATGAATTGAAAGAAAAAGAAGACATCATTTTAGGGGCAGAAGATAAAGCGGTCGAACTAGAATACCAACTTTTTGCGAAATTGAGAGAAGAGGTTAAAGCCTATACTGAGCGCTTGCAGAAACAAGCGAAGCTCATTTCAGAGATTGATTGCCTGCAAAGCTTTGCAGAAATTGCGCAAAAATATAATTATGTACGACCTGAATTCAGTGATGATAAAACATTGGACCTTGTCGATTCACGACACCCAGTGGTTGAACGGGTCATGGATTATAATGATTATGTACCCAATGATTGCCGTCTTGATCAAGAAGATTTTATTTATTTGATTACTGGACCTAACATGTCAGGTAAATCTACGTACATGCGCCAAGTAGCCATTATCAGTATTATGGCGCAAATGGGAGCTTATGTACCATGTGGCTCTGCGATTTTGCCGGTATTCGACCAAATATTTACACGTATCGGTGCAGCAGACGACTTAGTCTCCGGTAAAAGTACTTTTATGGTAGAGATGTTGGAAGCACAAAAAGCCTTGACTTATGCTACAGCAGACAGCTTGATTATTTTTGATGAAATCGGTCGAGGAACTTCTACCTTTGATGGTTTGGCGCTGGCTCAAGCGATGATCGAATATGTAGCTGAGACTTCACACGCCAAGACTTTATTTTCTACTCATTACCATGAATTGACTGCTCTGGATCAATCTCTTGCATGTCTGAAGAATGTGCATGTCGCAGCAAATGAATATCAAGGGGAATTAATCTTCTTGCACAAAGTCAAAGATGGCGCAGTAGATGACAGCTACGGAATCCAAGTGGCGAAGCTGGCAGACCTGCCTGATCAAGTCATTGAGCGCGCGCAAGTCATTCTAGATGCCTTTGAAGAAAAGGATGCACCACACCCGCAAATCAGTCATTTACCATCCCAAAAAGAATCCGTCGTCAAAGAACCAGAAACAGAAGCGCTTCAACATGAAAAAGAACCCGAGAGTGAACAGTTCCAACAAGGCACATTCGATTTATTTGAAACACCGCCTGCAGAAAGTGAAATTGAAGCAGAATTGAAGAAAATCAACATTTCTAATATGACACCGCTTCAAGCACTCAACAAACTCAGCGAACTTCAAAACCAACTAAAATAA